The following proteins are co-located in the Firmicutes bacterium HGW-Firmicutes-1 genome:
- a CDS encoding xanthine phosphoribosyltransferase, producing the protein MESLKKRILEEGRVVSEEVLKVDSFLNHQLDIELFEEIGQEFYRRFADKNITRILTIEASGIAIASIAALYFKVPVVFAKKSESRNLDADTYKSQVYSFTKQKTYDIQVSKRYIHEGDRVLILDDFLANGKAALALTDIVQQAGATVEGIGIVIEKGFQAGGKLLREQNVQLESLVIVDRFINGQVTFMN; encoded by the coding sequence ATGGAGTCTTTGAAAAAGAGAATACTAGAAGAAGGAAGAGTCGTATCAGAAGAAGTTCTTAAGGTTGATTCCTTCTTAAACCATCAGCTTGATATCGAACTATTTGAAGAAATTGGACAAGAGTTCTATAGAAGATTTGCTGATAAAAACATTACAAGGATACTTACTATCGAAGCATCAGGTATAGCAATAGCATCTATTGCTGCACTTTATTTCAAAGTTCCAGTTGTATTTGCAAAAAAGAGTGAATCTAGAAATCTTGATGCAGACACGTACAAAAGTCAGGTGTACTCTTTTACAAAGCAAAAAACCTACGATATTCAAGTCTCTAAACGTTATATTCATGAAGGAGATAGAGTGTTGATTTTGGATGACTTTTTGGCAAACGGGAAAGCTGCACTAGCTTTAACCGATATTGTACAACAAGCCGGTGCAACAGTTGAAGGCATAGGTATTGTTATTGAAAAAGGCTTCCAAGCTGGAGGTAAATTGTTAAGGGAACAAAATGTACAACTCGAATCATTAGTAATTGTTGATCGTTTTATAAACGGTCAAGTCACCTTTATGAACTAA
- a CDS encoding BMP family ABC transporter substrate-binding protein has product MKKLISLLLALTLMVSLAGCGKKVETEEPKETPEANEGTEATTIAAEDMIVGFIYVGPIGDGGYTFAHDQGRLYLEEQLGVKTIYKESVPETQEVEQEIRNMIDQGAKAIFATSFGYMEYVEKISKEYPEVKFFHCSGYLSTDNMANYFGRIYQTRYLSGIVAGLKTETNQIGYVAAFPIPEVVRGINAFTLGAQSVNPDVVVKVTWTSTWYDPAKEKEAAIALLDGGVDIIAQHQDTTGPQQAAEERGAFSIGYNTDMSAMAPKAYMTAPIWNWGPYYAAQTQAVMDGTFASHAYWEGMSEDIVRLAPLTANAPEGAQAAVDAATAQILDGTEYIFEGPIYDQAGEIKVAEGVKMTDQEMLSFDWFVKGVEGKIEKQ; this is encoded by the coding sequence ATGAAAAAACTAATTTCGTTATTATTGGCGCTTACCTTAATGGTATCACTAGCTGGATGTGGTAAAAAAGTAGAAACAGAAGAACCAAAAGAAACACCAGAGGCAAATGAAGGAACAGAAGCTACAACAATTGCAGCAGAAGATATGATAGTAGGCTTTATCTATGTTGGACCAATTGGTGATGGTGGATATACTTTTGCACATGATCAAGGAAGATTATATTTAGAAGAACAACTAGGTGTTAAAACAATATATAAAGAGTCTGTACCAGAAACGCAAGAAGTTGAACAAGAAATTAGAAACATGATTGACCAAGGTGCTAAAGCAATTTTTGCAACAAGCTTTGGTTACATGGAATATGTTGAAAAAATTTCAAAAGAATATCCAGAAGTAAAGTTTTTCCATTGTTCAGGGTATTTATCTACAGATAATATGGCAAACTATTTTGGTAGAATATATCAAACTAGATACTTATCAGGTATCGTTGCTGGTTTAAAAACAGAAACGAACCAAATCGGATATGTAGCTGCATTCCCAATTCCAGAAGTTGTTCGTGGTATCAATGCATTTACATTAGGAGCACAATCTGTTAACCCTGATGTTGTTGTTAAAGTAACCTGGACATCAACTTGGTATGATCCTGCTAAAGAAAAAGAAGCTGCAATTGCATTATTAGATGGTGGCGTAGATATTATTGCACAACATCAAGATACAACAGGACCACAACAAGCTGCGGAAGAAAGAGGCGCTTTTTCAATCGGTTATAACACTGATATGAGTGCAATGGCACCAAAAGCATACATGACAGCTCCAATTTGGAACTGGGGACCATACTACGCGGCTCAAACGCAAGCAGTTATGGATGGAACCTTTGCTTCTCATGCATATTGGGAAGGTATGTCAGAAGATATCGTACGTTTAGCACCACTTACAGCCAATGCACCTGAAGGCGCGCAAGCAGCAGTAGATGCAGCTACAGCACAAATTCTTGATGGAACAGAATACATTTTTGAAGGACCAATTTACGACCAAGCTGGCGAAATAAAAGTAGCTGAAGGCGTTAAGATGACAGATCAAGAAATGTTAAGTTTTGATTGGTTTGTTAAAGGCGTAGAAGGAAAAATAGAAAAACAATAG
- a CDS encoding ABC transporter ATP-binding protein yields the protein MNQNVFVKMEDICKTFGTVKANDHINFEVNKGEIHALLGENGAGKSTLMNMLSGIYKPDSGSIYIHGNEVKINSPKDSIQKGIGMIHQHYKLVEVQTAKENVIMGQSGNFFTNDKKLTEQIKKIAEQFGLAVDPNKKIYDMSIGEKQAVEILKVLYQGADILIMDEPTAVLTPQETKKLFKIIRNMAKEGCAIIIITHKLHEVMEVSDRVTVLRKGTTVGTLNTKETSPKALTDLMVGKAVDLSIERPLVQRGHAVLKIKDLEATDIDRVRVLKALTFDLYAGEILGVAGVAGSGQKELCESIAGLYPIDSGEILYEEENLVGKSPRDIIKKGISMSFIPEDRLGMGLVASMDMVDNFLLKEHHNQKGLFIKRKPIMKKCVEMIERLEIKTPGIHHPVKQLSGGNIQKVLIGREIETNPHVLITAYAVRGLDIGASHTIYDLINEQKQKEVAILFIGEDLDVLLELCDRIMVLCDGEITGIVSAKDVTKEQLGFMMAGEKGPMEVDII from the coding sequence ATGAATCAAAATGTTTTTGTAAAAATGGAAGATATATGCAAAACCTTTGGTACAGTTAAGGCAAATGATCATATTAATTTTGAAGTAAATAAAGGTGAGATTCATGCACTTCTAGGTGAAAATGGTGCAGGGAAAAGCACATTAATGAACATGCTGTCAGGTATTTATAAACCTGACAGCGGTTCTATTTATATCCATGGGAACGAAGTGAAGATCAACTCGCCTAAGGATTCTATTCAAAAAGGCATTGGTATGATTCATCAGCATTATAAATTGGTAGAGGTTCAAACAGCAAAAGAAAATGTAATCATGGGACAAAGTGGTAATTTTTTTACAAATGATAAAAAATTAACGGAGCAAATTAAAAAGATTGCTGAACAATTTGGATTAGCGGTAGATCCAAATAAAAAAATATATGACATGTCCATTGGTGAAAAACAAGCTGTTGAAATTCTCAAGGTATTGTATCAAGGTGCAGATATTTTAATTATGGATGAACCTACTGCAGTGCTTACCCCTCAAGAAACAAAAAAGCTATTTAAAATTATTAGGAATATGGCTAAAGAAGGGTGTGCAATTATTATCATTACCCATAAGCTTCATGAGGTTATGGAGGTTTCTGATAGAGTAACGGTTCTAAGAAAAGGAACTACAGTTGGAACATTGAATACAAAGGAGACTTCACCAAAAGCACTTACAGATTTAATGGTAGGTAAAGCAGTGGATTTATCCATAGAACGTCCTTTAGTACAAAGAGGACATGCAGTTCTTAAAATCAAAGACTTAGAAGCAACAGACATTGATCGGGTTAGAGTACTCAAAGCCTTGACCTTTGATTTGTATGCTGGTGAAATATTAGGTGTTGCAGGTGTTGCTGGAAGTGGTCAAAAGGAACTATGCGAAAGCATAGCAGGACTTTATCCTATTGATAGTGGTGAAATTCTTTATGAAGAAGAAAATCTTGTCGGAAAGTCACCGCGGGATATTATTAAAAAGGGTATCAGCATGAGCTTTATTCCAGAAGATCGACTAGGGATGGGTCTTGTTGCATCCATGGATATGGTGGATAATTTCTTGTTAAAGGAGCACCATAATCAAAAAGGGCTCTTTATTAAACGCAAGCCAATTATGAAAAAATGCGTAGAGATGATTGAAAGACTTGAGATTAAAACTCCGGGTATTCATCATCCAGTGAAGCAACTATCTGGTGGGAATATTCAAAAGGTATTGATTGGTCGTGAAATAGAAACAAACCCACATGTATTGATAACCGCCTATGCAGTTCGTGGATTAGATATAGGTGCATCACATACAATATATGATTTAATCAATGAGCAAAAGCAGAAAGAAGTTGCCATTCTTTTTATTGGAGAAGATTTGGACGTTCTTTTAGAGCTGTGTGATAGAATCATGGTCCTTTGTGATGGAGAAATCACAGGAATTGTATCTGCCAAAGATGTGACAAAAGAACAGCTTGGTTTCATGATGGCTGGAGAAAAGGGCCCAATGGAGGTGGATATCATATGA
- a CDS encoding ABC transporter permease codes for MRMTKRTDMTTKKAVFIRTSAIILSLIVSAVFILLLGHNPIDVYLSMIEGAFGSAYRIKDTLTISIPLIVTSVGILIAFKMKFWNIGAEGQILMGAFVASFIALNFLELPKLLLLPFMFVGGFIGGGLWALIPALLKVRFDTNETIITLMMNYIAIKWITYLQYGPWRDPKSMGFPKIANFTDNAILPKVFGIHIGWIIAIVIVIIVAIFMNRTKRGYEIAVVGESIDTARYAGMNVKKIIVTSLFISGGICGIVGMMEASAVNQTLTSQLSAGYGYTAIITTWLSGLKSVIIIPVSILFAGMIKGGSFIQTAYQIPQSAAEVLQSMILFFVIGSEFFIQYKIVFSRMMNKSVKEAK; via the coding sequence ATGAGGATGACAAAAAGAACGGATATGACGACTAAGAAAGCTGTATTTATTAGAACGTCAGCGATCATATTATCTCTTATTGTTTCTGCAGTATTTATTTTACTGTTAGGTCACAATCCGATTGATGTTTACTTATCAATGATAGAGGGAGCTTTTGGTTCTGCATATAGAATAAAAGATACGCTTACAATATCTATTCCTCTGATCGTAACATCTGTAGGTATTTTAATTGCTTTTAAGATGAAGTTTTGGAATATCGGAGCAGAAGGTCAAATATTGATGGGTGCATTTGTAGCAAGCTTCATTGCCCTCAACTTTTTAGAGCTACCTAAGTTATTGTTATTACCCTTTATGTTTGTAGGGGGATTTATTGGAGGAGGCCTATGGGCACTTATCCCTGCGCTTCTAAAGGTACGCTTTGACACGAACGAGACGATTATTACGTTAATGATGAATTATATAGCAATCAAATGGATTACTTATTTACAATATGGACCCTGGAGAGATCCAAAGTCTATGGGATTTCCTAAAATAGCAAATTTTACGGATAATGCCATTCTACCTAAGGTATTTGGCATTCATATTGGTTGGATCATTGCGATTGTGATTGTAATTATTGTAGCTATTTTTATGAATCGTACGAAGAGAGGCTATGAAATAGCTGTAGTTGGTGAAAGCATCGATACTGCAAGATATGCAGGAATGAATGTAAAGAAGATTATTGTTACTTCACTTTTTATTAGTGGAGGCATCTGTGGAATTGTTGGTATGATGGAGGCTTCAGCAGTTAATCAAACGTTAACCTCTCAATTATCAGCAGGGTATGGATATACAGCAATTATTACAACTTGGCTTTCAGGCTTAAAATCTGTGATTATAATACCTGTATCTATCCTTTTTGCGGGGATGATTAAAGGCGGTAGCTTTATCCAAACGGCGTATCAAATTCCGCAATCTGCTGCAGAGGTTCTACAAAGTATGATTTTATTTTTTGTAATTGGTAGTGAGTTCTTTATTCAGTATAAAATTGTATTTTCAAGAATGATGAATAAATCAGTGAAGGAGGCTAAATAA
- a CDS encoding ABC transporter permease, with product MGTSFLVAVIIAGTPLLFATLGELITEKAGNLNLGVEGMMLIGAVAGFGAGFITKNPVMAIVGAVIAGALSALIYGFLTITLRANQVVSGLALTIFGAGLSSYLGTNFIGQKMPENIITFYEPIKIPLLNKIPVLGQMFFSQDIFVYLGYIMAIVLGIYLYHTRTGLNLRAVGENPSAADSSGININLYKYIHILIGGALCGLGGAYLAVVEVPQWQENITAGRGWIAIALVIFCKWNPYKATIGAYLFGGLSIIGFRLQHLNISQNLLDMLPYLITIIVLVISSMKKSKENSPPKGLSIPYFREER from the coding sequence ATGGGCACCTCTTTTTTAGTAGCTGTAATTATTGCAGGAACCCCATTATTATTTGCAACCTTAGGTGAACTCATCACTGAGAAAGCTGGTAACCTCAACCTTGGTGTTGAAGGTATGATGTTAATAGGTGCAGTAGCCGGTTTTGGCGCTGGGTTTATTACAAAAAACCCTGTTATGGCTATTGTTGGCGCTGTAATAGCAGGCGCATTGTCAGCTCTTATTTATGGATTTTTGACAATTACACTTAGAGCCAATCAAGTTGTCTCCGGTTTAGCGTTAACCATTTTTGGAGCAGGATTATCGAGCTATTTAGGAACTAATTTTATAGGTCAGAAAATGCCTGAGAACATCATTACATTTTATGAGCCAATTAAAATACCATTGCTAAATAAAATACCAGTACTCGGACAAATGTTTTTTTCACAAGATATTTTTGTTTACTTAGGCTATATCATGGCGATCGTTCTTGGGATATACTTATATCATACGAGAACTGGTCTAAATCTACGAGCAGTCGGTGAAAACCCTTCTGCTGCAGATTCATCCGGGATTAACATAAATTTATATAAATACATTCATATCCTTATTGGAGGAGCATTGTGTGGACTTGGTGGAGCTTATTTAGCAGTAGTTGAAGTGCCTCAATGGCAAGAAAACATTACAGCTGGACGAGGCTGGATTGCTATTGCTCTGGTTATTTTCTGCAAATGGAATCCATATAAAGCAACAATTGGTGCCTACTTATTTGGTGGCTTAAGCATCATTGGATTTAGGTTACAGCACTTAAACATTTCGCAGAACTTACTTGACATGCTGCCATACCTAATTACAATTATCGTACTAGTTATTAGCTCGATGAAAAAATCAAAAGAAAACTCCCCACCAAAAGGACTAAGTATTCCATATTTTAGAGAAGAACGATAA
- a CDS encoding Hsp20/alpha crystallin family protein produces MFGLSTMKRNDLANNNNFWDIDKFFDGFFDEPFLPYLNSRYGSMHIDIKEDPDSYSIIAEVPGIKKDELKIGIDRDVLTIAVERKEEVNEENESFVRKERRAVNMQRSFRLDNVKADEINAKLEEGILTLTLPKVQLVHSTVKNIEIQ; encoded by the coding sequence ATGTTTGGATTATCAACAATGAAAAGAAACGATTTAGCAAACAACAACAATTTTTGGGACATTGACAAATTTTTTGACGGTTTTTTTGATGAACCATTTCTTCCATATCTGAATAGTAGATATGGTTCCATGCACATCGACATCAAAGAAGACCCAGATTCCTATTCTATAATTGCAGAAGTTCCTGGTATAAAAAAGGATGAACTTAAAATTGGAATAGATAGAGATGTGCTAACAATAGCAGTAGAAAGAAAAGAAGAAGTCAATGAAGAAAACGAAAGTTTTGTAAGGAAAGAAAGAAGAGCAGTTAATATGCAAAGAAGTTTTAGACTGGATAATGTTAAGGCAGATGAAATTAATGCGAAGCTTGAGGAAGGAATCCTTACTTTAACATTACCAAAAGTACAACTTGTTCATTCAACAGTTAAAAACATTGAAATTCAATAA
- a CDS encoding DUF4250 domain-containing protein, producing the protein MLLSTLNMKLRNQFKDIYMLCNYYNLDIVALYKQLKSIGYEYDPHLNQFK; encoded by the coding sequence ATGTTATTAAGCACTCTTAATATGAAGCTTAGAAACCAATTTAAGGATATCTATATGTTATGTAATTACTATAATCTCGATATTGTCGCCTTATACAAGCAGCTTAAGTCCATTGGTTATGAATATGATCCTCATTTAAATCAATTTAAATAA